A section of the Prevotella melaninogenica genome encodes:
- the serC gene encoding 3-phosphoserine/phosphohydroxythreonine transaminase, whose amino-acid sequence MKKYNFGAGPCILPREVIEKTASAILDFNGIGLSIAEISHRSKDFQPVMDEAMALVKEVLNVPEGYSVLFLGGGASLEFCMIPFNFLIKKAGYLNTGVWAKKAMKEAKMFGEVVEVASSADENYTYLPKNFDVPTDLDYLHITTNNTIYGTEYHKDLDVPVRMIGDMSSDIFSRPVDVSKYDCIYGGAQKNLSMAGVTFIIIKDEVLGRVQREIPTMLDYRTHIKKGSMFNTPPVVPIYTAMENLRWIKANGGVEAMEKLAKERADIVYGEIDRNKLFRGTVKCEEDRSYMNICFVLNDEYAELQDEFFKFATEKGMVGIKGHRDVGGFRASCYNAMTVEGCKALVETMKEFEAKH is encoded by the coding sequence ATGAAAAAGTACAATTTTGGTGCAGGTCCATGTATCCTTCCACGCGAAGTAATCGAGAAAACAGCAAGTGCTATTTTAGATTTTAATGGAATTGGTCTCTCTATTGCAGAAATCAGCCATCGTTCAAAGGATTTTCAGCCAGTAATGGATGAAGCAATGGCTTTAGTAAAGGAAGTGTTAAATGTCCCTGAAGGCTATTCAGTGCTTTTCTTGGGTGGTGGTGCATCACTTGAGTTCTGCATGATTCCTTTCAACTTCTTGATAAAGAAAGCTGGTTATTTGAATACTGGTGTTTGGGCAAAGAAGGCAATGAAGGAAGCTAAGATGTTCGGAGAAGTTGTTGAAGTGGCTTCATCAGCAGATGAAAACTATACATATCTCCCTAAGAACTTCGACGTTCCTACAGATTTGGATTACCTACACATTACCACCAATAACACAATTTATGGTACAGAGTATCACAAAGATTTGGACGTACCAGTACGTATGATTGGTGATATGTCTTCAGATATATTCAGCCGCCCAGTTGATGTTTCTAAGTACGATTGTATCTATGGTGGTGCTCAGAAGAATCTTTCTATGGCAGGTGTGACATTTATCATTATTAAGGATGAAGTCCTTGGTCGTGTACAGCGCGAAATTCCAACAATGTTGGATTATCGTACACATATCAAGAAGGGTTCTATGTTTAACACTCCTCCTGTAGTGCCAATCTATACAGCTATGGAGAATCTCCGTTGGATTAAGGCTAATGGTGGTGTAGAAGCAATGGAGAAACTTGCTAAGGAACGCGCTGATATTGTATATGGTGAAATTGATCGCAATAAGTTGTTCCGTGGTACAGTTAAGTGTGAGGAAGATCGTTCTTACATGAATATCTGCTTCGTTCTCAACGATGAGTATGCTGAACTTCAGGATGAGTTCTTTAAGTTTGCTACAGAAAAAGGTATGGTAGGTATCAAGGGGCACCGTGATGTTGGTGGTTTCCGTGCGAGCTGCTACAACGCAATGACAGTTGAAGGCTGCAAGGCACTTGTAGAAACAATGAAGGAATTCGAAGCAAAGCACTAA
- a CDS encoding DEAD/DEAH box helicase — translation MNNDIIGKLGITLNAMQEATADAVLHTGKDVVVMSPTGSGKTYAYLLPLIQRLDASSDELQAVVLVPGRELALQSANVLKDMGSGLRSMPLYGGRPTMEEHRVLRDVKPQIVFATPGRLNDHLDKSNINAETIKWLVIDEFDKCLEFGFQDEMMSILCKLPKIERRILLSATESETIPNFVSMGRTVHLDYRTDEENIPDRIRLYTVTSPEKDKLEVLKRLLLSLGDKSSIVFLNYRDSVERTALFLKENGFTVSWFHGGLEQREREAALYRFSNGSAPILVSTDLASRGLDIPDVDNIIHYHFPETEDSYVHRVGRTARWDKEGRTFFILGPEEHLPEYVTNEHEEYQIPASLPKPAQPRMATIYIGKGKKDKISKMDIVGFLCKKGGLNSSEIGKIDVKDRFTYVAILRTKIKEIISLTKGEKIKGIRTVVEEVR, via the coding sequence ATGAACAACGATATTATTGGTAAACTTGGCATCACACTCAATGCAATGCAGGAGGCTACGGCTGATGCAGTGTTGCATACGGGTAAAGATGTTGTAGTAATGTCTCCAACAGGTTCTGGTAAGACTTATGCCTATCTTCTGCCATTAATTCAGCGGTTAGATGCTTCATCTGATGAGTTGCAAGCTGTTGTTTTAGTTCCAGGACGCGAGTTAGCATTACAGTCTGCTAACGTACTTAAAGATATGGGTAGCGGCTTGCGTTCTATGCCTTTATATGGTGGACGTCCGACGATGGAAGAACATCGTGTATTGAGAGATGTAAAACCTCAGATAGTCTTCGCAACCCCAGGACGTTTAAATGACCATCTTGACAAGTCAAACATCAATGCAGAAACAATTAAATGGCTTGTGATTGATGAGTTTGATAAGTGTCTTGAGTTTGGGTTCCAAGATGAGATGATGAGTATTCTCTGTAAATTGCCTAAGATCGAAAGACGAATTCTTCTCTCAGCAACAGAGTCTGAGACAATTCCGAATTTTGTTTCGATGGGTAGAACTGTTCATTTGGATTATCGTACAGATGAAGAGAATATTCCTGATCGTATTCGTCTTTATACCGTTACAAGTCCTGAAAAAGATAAGCTTGAAGTGCTGAAAAGACTCTTACTTTCTTTGGGTGACAAGAGTAGTATTGTTTTCTTGAATTATCGTGACTCTGTTGAACGTACAGCCTTATTCTTAAAAGAGAATGGTTTTACCGTTAGTTGGTTCCATGGTGGTTTAGAGCAGCGTGAACGTGAAGCTGCCCTTTATCGTTTCTCTAATGGATCTGCACCAATACTTGTTAGTACAGACTTAGCTTCACGTGGATTGGATATTCCTGATGTTGATAATATCATACATTATCATTTCCCTGAAACTGAAGATAGCTACGTGCATAGAGTAGGGCGTACAGCACGTTGGGATAAAGAAGGACGAACCTTCTTCATTCTTGGTCCAGAAGAACATTTGCCAGAGTATGTTACCAATGAGCATGAAGAATATCAGATTCCAGCATCTTTACCTAAACCAGCTCAGCCACGTATGGCTACTATATATATAGGTAAAGGAAAGAAAGATAAAATTTCAAAAATGGATATTGTTGGCTTTCTTTGTAAAAAAGGAGGATTAAATTCTTCTGAGATTGGAAAGATAGATGTAAAGGATCGTTTTACTTATGTAGCGATTTTACGCACAAAGATAAAAGAAATAATTTCATTGACTAAAGGTGAAAAAATAAAGGGTATTCGTACCGTTGTGGAAGAGGTAAGGTGA
- a CDS encoding tetratricopeptide repeat protein, protein MKSIKLFLIYICLLFPLTGVAQKKQLQTVRDQIKSGKELTKAENTLRGLLVDSASKKNSKIWLLLCDALTKQYEQGNEKLYLKQKYDTAALFSVTRKLYDVMSRFDSLDAQPDAKGRVRAKYRAKHAAFLNSIRPNLFNGGSYFVHKKDYKTAFDYYTDYLLSANYPLFESYDYMQRDALIPHAAYWAMFCGYKLGDADKIMRFKDQAERDTSMLNFVRQYEAEAYLVKKDTAMYVKSLQAGFEQYPNFAFFFPRLVEYYAKIGEHQKALEITDRALKADSTSLLFRFAKSTALLNLGRYNECIEVCKQLIKDNDSYADAYYNIGLAYFNQAIELNKDRQKYRANKEKIITLYQRSKPYMEKYRELAPTAKSKWLAPLYTIYLNLNMGKEFDEIDKLRKEK, encoded by the coding sequence GTGAAGTCTATAAAATTATTTTTAATATACATCTGTCTGCTCTTCCCGCTTACTGGTGTTGCTCAGAAGAAGCAACTCCAGACTGTGCGCGATCAGATAAAGTCGGGAAAAGAACTCACAAAAGCAGAAAACACACTTCGTGGCTTGCTTGTTGATTCTGCATCTAAGAAGAATAGCAAAATCTGGCTTCTTCTCTGTGATGCTTTAACAAAGCAATATGAGCAGGGAAACGAAAAATTATATTTGAAACAAAAGTATGACACGGCGGCTCTCTTTTCTGTAACAAGAAAGCTGTATGATGTTATGTCACGTTTTGATTCTCTTGATGCTCAGCCAGATGCAAAAGGAAGGGTACGTGCTAAGTATAGAGCAAAACATGCAGCTTTCTTAAATTCAATCCGTCCTAATCTTTTTAATGGAGGCTCATATTTTGTCCATAAGAAAGACTATAAGACGGCTTTTGATTATTACACAGATTATTTGTTATCTGCAAATTATCCTCTCTTTGAAAGTTATGATTATATGCAGCGTGATGCTCTTATTCCACACGCAGCTTATTGGGCGATGTTTTGTGGTTATAAGTTGGGCGATGCTGATAAGATTATGCGTTTTAAAGACCAAGCGGAACGTGATACCTCAATGCTTAACTTTGTAAGGCAGTATGAAGCTGAAGCATATTTGGTTAAGAAGGATACAGCTATGTATGTAAAGTCATTGCAAGCAGGTTTTGAACAATATCCGAACTTTGCTTTCTTCTTTCCACGATTGGTTGAATATTATGCCAAGATTGGAGAGCATCAGAAGGCATTAGAAATAACAGACCGTGCATTGAAAGCTGACTCTACAAGTCTTTTGTTTAGATTTGCTAAGAGTACAGCACTGCTTAACCTCGGAAGATATAATGAGTGTATTGAAGTTTGTAAGCAGTTGATAAAAGATAATGACTCTTATGCAGATGCTTATTATAACATAGGACTTGCATATTTCAATCAGGCGATAGAATTAAACAAGGATAGGCAGAAGTATCGTGCAAATAAAGAAAAGATAATAACATTATATCAACGTTCTAAACCCTATATGGAGAAATACAGAGAGCTTGCTCCAACAGCAAAGAGTAAATGGTTAGCCCCTTTGTATACAATTTACCTTAATTTGAATATGGGTAAGGAATTTGATGAAATTGATAAGTTGAGAAAGGAAAAATAA
- a CDS encoding tetratricopeptide repeat protein, which produces MKKVLILIISIVTSWNIAEAQEAYQQAESYNRLAKDAFSRVEKRSNRDSVAIFNAVVDGVEYSLKSDEFDRMPNRKGKVNPKFEEENKNRLAVLHPMLIDAGKYFSKGSYTRNEGLDALKLYLKARKSPLVKDNIDESGVAAYYIAYYYLKARNLEKADEYADIAMQYDETAQAAAEIKAQCMNSKMVTEEDSLRYLSVIQRLYRTDPTNEKYFSWIMKFYQNPTRKFNIEDFIDRILEENTNSAVPWILKGEIAMHAERWEEAIDAYKQADEIDPSSIPVAYNIGVCLNTIGLAAREDVAERRKKKEEVSDNEYMKYFAEARTYLERVRAKDPRRNRVDWVGPLYLDYTILNDKIKAEELEPLVTNFKK; this is translated from the coding sequence ATGAAAAAAGTACTCATACTGATTATTTCTATTGTTACAAGTTGGAATATCGCAGAGGCACAAGAAGCCTATCAGCAGGCAGAGTCTTATAACCGCCTTGCAAAAGATGCTTTCTCCCGTGTAGAGAAACGTTCGAATAGGGATTCTGTAGCCATTTTCAATGCTGTTGTTGATGGTGTGGAATATTCATTGAAAAGTGATGAATTTGACAGAATGCCTAATCGAAAGGGAAAAGTTAATCCTAAGTTTGAGGAGGAAAATAAGAATCGTCTTGCAGTTCTGCACCCAATGTTGATAGATGCTGGTAAATATTTCAGCAAAGGAAGTTATACGAGAAATGAAGGACTTGATGCCTTAAAATTATATCTAAAAGCTCGTAAATCTCCATTGGTAAAGGATAATATTGACGAGTCTGGTGTTGCTGCTTATTACATTGCTTATTATTATTTAAAAGCACGTAACTTGGAAAAAGCTGATGAATATGCTGACATTGCTATGCAATACGATGAAACAGCACAGGCAGCAGCAGAAATTAAAGCTCAGTGCATGAATAGTAAGATGGTGACAGAGGAGGACTCCTTGCGTTACCTTTCTGTAATACAACGACTTTATCGCACAGATCCTACAAATGAGAAGTATTTTTCATGGATAATGAAGTTCTATCAAAATCCTACACGTAAGTTTAATATTGAAGACTTTATTGATAGAATTCTTGAGGAGAACACAAACTCAGCAGTGCCATGGATTCTTAAAGGTGAAATTGCTATGCATGCTGAACGTTGGGAAGAAGCAATAGATGCTTACAAGCAAGCTGACGAAATAGATCCAAGCAGTATTCCTGTTGCCTACAATATTGGTGTATGTCTGAATACTATTGGATTGGCTGCACGTGAGGATGTAGCTGAACGAAGAAAGAAGAAGGAAGAAGTGTCAGATAATGAGTATATGAAATATTTTGCAGAAGCACGTACTTATCTTGAACGTGTGAGAGCAAAAGACCCCCGTAGAAATCGAGTAGACTGGGTTGGCCCTCTCTATTTGGATTATACTATATTAAACGACAAAATTAAGGCTGAAGAACTTGAACCTCTTGTAACAAATTTTAAAAAGTGA
- a CDS encoding tetratricopeptide repeat protein: protein MKKLMFAALMLLSTSAAFAGDSEPLKAILKAQSYAEAAELVKANIGQLTDNAEKAKAYDKLYQLAMKKVSAEQGVQLENQTNQQMGKEGNKPVDEKGLYEAVGQAFDAAEEIVKYDNMPNAKGKVKPKYTGIADELYPLRAQLINGGIFYQGAKDDANAYKYLARYVDSADDPMFSKFDKSKDDNLNEIAYFATYYAYQNKDYKKAEKYAEYAVKSKDRGKDAKQLQLAIMGAQLTNRQDSVAYADKLAAIYAQDPENDAVLTTLTSIYSSLGMQNKAEEIVNAALAKNPNSYGALVMLGQFASQKKEYEKAADYLSKALELVKDDNAKIAINASIGQCWFYKAQDRVASVKGVLSPAARAQFNEVYNKAITYLEAAKNLDVMKEQKSSWAYPLYGCYYFVKGAQAPETLEAAAIAGVQQ, encoded by the coding sequence ATGAAGAAGTTAATGTTCGCAGCATTGATGTTACTCAGTACATCTGCTGCATTCGCTGGTGACAGCGAGCCACTAAAGGCAATTCTTAAAGCACAGAGCTATGCAGAAGCTGCAGAGCTCGTAAAGGCTAACATTGGACAGCTTACAGACAATGCTGAGAAGGCAAAGGCTTATGACAAGCTCTATCAACTTGCTATGAAGAAGGTAAGTGCAGAGCAGGGTGTTCAGCTTGAGAACCAAACCAATCAGCAGATGGGTAAGGAAGGCAACAAGCCTGTTGACGAGAAAGGTCTCTACGAGGCTGTAGGTCAGGCTTTCGATGCTGCTGAGGAGATTGTTAAGTATGACAATATGCCTAACGCAAAGGGTAAGGTTAAGCCTAAGTATACAGGTATTGCTGATGAGCTCTATCCACTCCGTGCTCAGCTTATCAATGGTGGTATCTTCTATCAGGGTGCTAAGGATGATGCAAATGCTTATAAGTATCTTGCTCGCTACGTAGACTCTGCTGATGATCCAATGTTCTCAAAGTTTGATAAGTCTAAGGATGATAACTTGAATGAGATTGCTTACTTCGCAACCTATTATGCTTATCAGAATAAGGACTATAAGAAAGCTGAGAAATATGCTGAATACGCAGTAAAGAGCAAGGACCGTGGTAAGGATGCAAAGCAGTTGCAGTTGGCTATCATGGGTGCACAGCTTACAAATCGTCAGGACTCTGTTGCTTACGCAGACAAACTTGCTGCTATTTATGCTCAGGATCCAGAGAATGATGCTGTATTGACAACTTTGACATCAATCTATAGCTCACTTGGTATGCAGAACAAGGCAGAGGAAATCGTAAACGCTGCTCTTGCAAAGAATCCTAATAGCTATGGTGCGTTGGTAATGCTCGGTCAGTTCGCAAGCCAGAAGAAGGAATATGAGAAGGCTGCTGATTACCTTTCTAAGGCATTGGAATTGGTAAAGGATGATAATGCAAAGATTGCTATCAATGCATCTATTGGTCAGTGCTGGTTCTATAAGGCACAGGACCGTGTAGCATCTGTGAAGGGTGTATTGTCACCAGCTGCACGTGCTCAGTTTAACGAAGTTTACAACAAGGCTATTACATATCTTGAGGCTGCTAAGAACCTTGATGTAATGAAAGAGCAGAAAAGCTCATGGGCATACCCACTTTATGGTTGCTACTACTTTGTAAAGGGTGCTCAGGCTCCTGAAACATTGGAGGCTGCAGCTATTGCTGGTGTTCAGCAGTAA
- the gyrA gene encoding DNA gyrase subunit A gives MDENQTIDQDRIIKINIEEEMKSSYIDYSMSVIVARALPDVRDGFKPVHRRILFGMRGIGNFSNQPYKKCARVVGEVLGKYHPHGDSSVYGALVRMGQDWNMRYKLVDGQGNFGSVDGDSAAAMRYTECRLSKMGEHVMDDIEKDTVDMVNNFDDTLREPAVMPTKIPNLLVNGGNGIAVGMATNIPTHNLSEVIDGCCAYIDNPEISTDGLMEFIPAPDFPTGAYIYGLQGVKDAYETGRGRVVMRAKAEIESDESHDKIVVTEIPYGVNKQQLIEYIADLVKEGKLEGISNVNDETGRQGMRIVVDVKRDANANVILNKLFKMTALQSSFSVNCIALVAGRPRLLSLRECIKYFVEHRHDVTIRRAQFDLKKAQERAHILEALIKACDNIDEVVRIIRASKTPSEAQKNLEKRFDFDELQSKAIVDMRLSQLTGLRLDQLHQEFEELMQTIKDLQEILNNPERCKEVMKEELQEVKEKYGDVRRTEIIPDEHEFNAEDFYPNDPVVITISHLGYIKRTPLADFKEQARGGVGSKGARTREKDFTEYIYPATMHQTMLFFTRKGRCYWMKCYDIPEGDKNSKGRAIQNMLSLEPGDSVNAFLRIQGLDDDDFLDSHYVVFATKQGIVKKTSLRAYSRPRTNGVIAININEGDEVVDVRLTNGHNELIIADRNGRACRFDEANIRTMGRVSTGVRGMRLDDDGQDEVVGMIVVNDPVKETVMVVSEEGYGKRSQVEDYRLTNRGGKGVKTLNITEKTGKLVAIKNVTDDNDLMIINKSGIVIRMSVAECRVMGRATQGVRLINLAKKNDVIASVCKVMSSEMESEVEEENNEELPNNTENIEGKASSVDNTEVTPVDFE, from the coding sequence ATGGACGAAAATCAGACAATTGATCAGGACAGAATTATTAAGATCAACATCGAGGAGGAGATGAAAAGCTCCTACATCGACTACTCAATGTCGGTGATTGTGGCACGTGCCCTCCCTGATGTTCGTGACGGTTTTAAGCCTGTTCACCGCCGTATTCTCTTCGGTATGCGCGGTATCGGTAACTTTAGCAACCAGCCTTACAAGAAGTGCGCCCGCGTTGTCGGTGAGGTACTTGGTAAGTATCACCCACATGGTGACTCTTCTGTTTACGGTGCGCTTGTGCGTATGGGACAGGACTGGAATATGCGCTACAAGTTGGTTGATGGACAGGGTAACTTTGGTTCTGTCGATGGTGACTCTGCTGCTGCGATGCGTTATACTGAGTGCCGCCTCTCAAAGATGGGTGAGCACGTTATGGACGATATCGAGAAGGATACGGTTGACATGGTCAACAACTTCGACGATACGTTGCGCGAACCAGCTGTGATGCCTACAAAGATTCCTAACCTGCTTGTAAATGGTGGTAATGGTATTGCTGTGGGTATGGCAACAAATATCCCTACGCATAACCTTAGTGAGGTTATCGATGGATGTTGTGCTTATATTGATAATCCAGAGATATCTACTGATGGTTTGATGGAGTTTATTCCTGCTCCAGACTTCCCAACGGGTGCTTATATTTATGGTCTTCAAGGTGTTAAAGATGCCTATGAGACTGGTCGTGGTCGTGTCGTAATGCGTGCTAAGGCTGAGATTGAGAGCGATGAGAGCCACGATAAGATTGTTGTGACGGAGATTCCTTACGGAGTTAATAAGCAGCAACTTATAGAATATATTGCTGACCTCGTGAAGGAAGGCAAGCTTGAAGGTATCTCTAACGTAAATGACGAGACGGGCCGTCAGGGTATGCGTATCGTTGTTGACGTGAAGCGTGATGCGAATGCAAACGTCATTCTGAATAAGCTCTTTAAGATGACAGCCTTGCAGAGTTCTTTCTCTGTAAACTGTATCGCGTTAGTTGCTGGTCGTCCACGTTTGTTGAGTCTTCGTGAGTGCATTAAGTACTTCGTTGAGCATCGTCATGATGTAACTATCCGTCGTGCTCAGTTTGACCTTAAGAAGGCACAAGAACGCGCACATATCTTGGAGGCATTGATTAAGGCTTGTGACAATATTGATGAGGTTGTCCGTATTATTCGTGCCAGCAAGACACCTTCTGAGGCTCAGAAGAACCTCGAGAAGCGTTTTGATTTCGATGAGCTTCAGTCAAAGGCAATCGTTGATATGCGTTTGTCACAGCTGACTGGTCTTCGTCTTGATCAGTTGCATCAGGAGTTTGAGGAATTGATGCAAACCATCAAGGACTTGCAGGAGATTCTTAATAATCCTGAGCGTTGCAAGGAGGTAATGAAGGAAGAGTTGCAGGAGGTGAAGGAGAAGTATGGCGATGTTCGTCGTACAGAGATTATCCCTGATGAGCATGAGTTTAATGCTGAGGATTTCTATCCTAATGACCCTGTTGTTATTACTATCAGCCACCTTGGTTATATCAAGCGCACACCGCTTGCAGACTTTAAGGAGCAGGCGCGTGGTGGTGTAGGCTCAAAGGGTGCTCGTACTCGTGAGAAGGACTTCACCGAATATATTTATCCAGCAACAATGCACCAGACAATGCTGTTCTTTACTCGTAAGGGACGCTGCTACTGGATGAAGTGTTATGACATCCCTGAGGGTGATAAGAACTCAAAGGGACGTGCTATCCAGAATATGCTCTCACTTGAGCCGGGCGATTCTGTTAACGCATTCTTGCGTATTCAGGGCTTGGACGATGATGACTTCCTCGATTCTCACTATGTAGTATTTGCAACAAAGCAGGGTATCGTTAAGAAGACTTCTCTCCGTGCTTACTCACGCCCTCGTACCAATGGTGTGATTGCTATTAATATCAACGAAGGTGATGAGGTAGTAGATGTTCGCTTGACAAATGGTCATAACGAACTTATCATTGCTGATCGCAATGGTCGTGCTTGCCGCTTCGATGAGGCAAATATCCGTACAATGGGCCGTGTTTCTACTGGTGTACGTGGTATGCGATTAGATGATGACGGACAGGACGAGGTTGTTGGCATGATTGTTGTAAATGACCCAGTCAAAGAGACCGTTATGGTTGTGTCAGAGGAGGGCTATGGTAAGCGTTCACAGGTAGAAGACTACCGATTGACTAATCGTGGCGGTAAGGGTGTTAAGACACTGAATATTACGGAGAAGACCGGTAAACTTGTTGCTATCAAGAACGTTACTGATGATAACGACTTGATGATTATCAACAAGAGTGGTATTGTTATCCGCATGTCAGTTGCTGAGTGCCGCGTTATGGGTCGTGCAACACAGGGTGTACGCCTTATTAACCTCGCAAAGAAGAACGATGTCATCGCATCTGTATGTAAGGTGATGAGTTCTGAGATGGAGTCAGAGGTTGAGGAAGAAAACAACGAAGAACTTCCAAACAACACTGAGAATATCGAGGGTAAGGCATCATCAGTAGATAACACTGAGGTAACACCAGTTGATTTCGAGTGA
- a CDS encoding IS30 family transposase, translating to MYHQLISEQRSQIFALLQKKTARKEIAEIVGISQSTLSREIKRNSTPSGKYIWTKAHDMAMQRRKSTVTNAKLSDELVWRIKEYIINDQWSPRQISGYLRINESIEVSHQSIYNIIHNDTTGKLAEHTRHKMKYRHRPQGGHLPIKDRVSIHERSKEVDGKRFGDFEMDLIVDPAQHAILTIVEKSTNMLFMQKLPFGKMSKPLVKVVRKLLLPYKDSLKTITTDNGPEFAAHKDITKYLGVPVYFADPYCSWQKGTVENTNKLIRQYIPKKDSFDKYTDKRIMSIQKKLNERPREKLNFSNPKCEFFKHVL from the coding sequence ATGTATCATCAATTAATCTCGGAGCAAAGGTCGCAAATTTTTGCCTTACTCCAAAAGAAAACAGCGAGAAAAGAAATTGCCGAGATCGTCGGTATTAGTCAGTCAACACTCTCACGTGAAATCAAACGCAACAGTACGCCTTCGGGAAAGTATATCTGGACGAAGGCGCATGATATGGCTATGCAGCGCAGAAAGAGCACGGTAACTAACGCCAAACTCTCCGACGAATTAGTTTGGAGAATTAAAGAATATATTATCAACGACCAGTGGTCTCCAAGACAAATATCAGGGTATCTGCGCATAAATGAGAGTATAGAGGTCTCCCACCAGTCCATCTATAACATTATCCACAATGACACAACAGGGAAGCTTGCAGAGCACACAAGGCATAAGATGAAATACAGGCATCGTCCCCAAGGCGGACATCTTCCAATAAAGGACAGGGTGAGTATCCATGAAAGAAGTAAGGAAGTTGACGGGAAGAGATTCGGAGATTTTGAGATGGACTTGATCGTCGATCCTGCCCAGCACGCCATACTCACAATAGTGGAGAAATCCACCAATATGTTGTTTATGCAGAAACTGCCATTTGGAAAAATGTCAAAGCCTCTGGTAAAGGTGGTTAGGAAACTACTGCTGCCATACAAAGACAGCCTGAAGACAATTACAACAGATAACGGACCTGAATTTGCAGCACATAAGGACATCACAAAATACTTAGGAGTGCCCGTGTACTTCGCTGACCCATATTGTTCATGGCAAAAGGGAACTGTTGAGAATACAAACAAATTAATCAGGCAGTATATACCTAAAAAGGATTCGTTTGATAAATATACGGACAAGAGAATTATGTCCATACAAAAGAAATTGAACGAAAGACCAAGAGAAAAATTAAACTTTTCTAATCCAAAGTGCGAGTTCTTTAAACACGTTTTGTAA